The bacterium genome includes the window TAAGGTATCGATAATCTTCTGAGAATCGATCCCGGAGAAAGTAGTGGGTAAGGCTATCTGCTGGAGGAGATTTATTTGCCGCCTTACCTCTGACTCTGACAGTAGTCCCAGCTCATTGGCTATCCAGGAAGCCCCGATCAGGCCGATGGCCACGGCTTCTCCGTGTCGAAAATGCTTGTAATTCGTCAGGGCCTCTAAGGCATGGCCAATCGTGTGGCCGTAGTTCAAGATAGCTCGCTGGCCTGCTTCTCTTTCATCCTGAGAGACCACCTCGGCCTTTATCTGACACGATACGGCGATGATATGACTTAAGGCTTCAGGGTCCAGGTCTAAAATCCTGGCCCAATTATTTTCCAGATAGGCAAAGAAATCTCCATCTCTGATGACGCCGTATTTAACTACTTCAGCCAGACCGGCTCGCAGTTCCCGCTCATCCAGGGTCTTAAGCACCAGTGGATCAATGATGACTACCCAGGGTTGATAAAATGAGCCGACCATATTTTTGGCTTGAGGTAGATTGACGCCTACTTTTCCGCCTACACTGGAATCAACCTGGGCCAGTAAGGTGGTCGGTATCTGAATAAAGGGTAGTCCCCGCATAAAGGTGGCGGCTACAAAACCGGCTAGGTCTCCAATTACACCCCCACCCAGGGCAATAATAGGTGTCCGTCGATCAAACCGGCGGCTTAAGAGTTCATTATAAAGCCCTCGAGTTGCCTCCAGGTTCTTATATTCTTCGCCGTCGGGAACCTCGATTGATTCGACCGTGAGACCGGCTTTTTCAAGACTTTCTTTCAATGAAGGAAGATACAAGCCTCCTACCTTTGGATTGGTAATAACTCCCACCCTTCGGCTCAAGCCAAGAGACAGAATGATCTCTCCAGCCAGCCGCATCAGCCCCGGCTCAATATGAATATGATAGCTTCTTTCTCCTAATGAAACTTTAACCCTTCTCATTTCGGATTTCGCACCCACTTCGTGGGTACCCGGGATTTCGGATTGTAGATGGCGGATGGCGGCATAGAAAAAAATGGTGAGCCGTGGTGGGATCGAACCACCGACCCTCTGCTTAAAAGGCAGATGCTCTACCCCTGAGCTAACGGCCCACAGATTCAGAACACAGAATCCAGAGC containing:
- the aroB gene encoding 3-dehydroquinate synthase, with amino-acid sequence MRRVKVSLGERSYHIHIEPGLMRLAGEIILSLGLSRRVGVITNPKVGGLYLPSLKESLEKAGLTVESIEVPDGEEYKNLEATRGLYNELLSRRFDRRTPIIALGGGVIGDLAGFVAATFMRGLPFIQIPTTLLAQVDSSVGGKVGVNLPQAKNMVGSFYQPWVVIIDPLVLKTLDERELRAGLAEVVKYGVIRDGDFFAYLENNWARILDLDPEALSHIIAVSCQIKAEVVSQDEREAGQRAILNYGHTIGHALEALTNYKHFRHGEAVAIGLIGASWIANELGLLSESEVRRQINLLQQIALPTTFSGIDSQKIIDTLSLDKKVLGGEVRFVLPTQIGQVIIKSAIGTEVIQKVLKKIEGKGGAE